In Nitrospira lenta, a single genomic region encodes these proteins:
- the nusG gene encoding transcription termination/antitermination protein NusG codes for MTKNWYVIHTYAGFEGRVKTSLLERASQMGLVEKLGQVLVPTEDVIEIKDGKRRTSRRKFFPGYVLVELETPLQDETMQMIKETPKVTGFVGGGALPLPLTTEEVESLLKQVDAGQSGPREQVKFIKGDNVRIVDGPFLGFNGLVDEVDQDHSRLKLMVSIFGRSTPVELGFLQVERI; via the coding sequence ATGACAAAAAACTGGTACGTCATTCATACGTACGCGGGGTTTGAGGGACGCGTGAAGACCAGCCTCTTGGAGCGAGCCAGTCAGATGGGGCTCGTCGAGAAGCTTGGGCAGGTCCTGGTTCCGACCGAGGATGTGATTGAAATCAAGGACGGGAAGCGGCGGACGTCGCGGCGAAAGTTTTTCCCCGGCTATGTGTTGGTCGAGCTGGAGACGCCGTTGCAGGACGAGACGATGCAGATGATCAAGGAGACCCCGAAGGTCACCGGATTCGTGGGAGGCGGTGCGCTCCCGCTTCCGCTGACGACGGAGGAAGTTGAGTCGCTGCTCAAGCAGGTCGATGCCGGACAGTCCGGGCCGCGCGAGCAGGTAAAGTTCATCAAGGGCGACAATGTCCGCATCGTCGACGGCCCGTTCCTGGGATTCAATGGGTTGGTGGACGAGGTGGATCAGGATCACAGTCGGTTGAAGTTGATGGTCAGTATTTTCGGGCGCTCGACGCCGGTGGAACTGGGGTTCCTGCAGGTTGAGCGAATTTAA
- the rpmG gene encoding 50S ribosomal protein L33, with product MREVIDLACTVCKQRNYSTNKNKKNDPDRLERNKFCKFCRKHIAHKEVK from the coding sequence ATGCGCGAGGTTATCGATTTAGCATGCACGGTCTGCAAGCAGCGGAATTATTCGACCAACAAGAATAAGAAGAACGATCCGGACCGGTTGGAGCGCAATAAGTTCTGCAAGTTCTGTCGGAAGCATATTGCCCACAAAGAAGTGAAGTAG
- the secE gene encoding preprotein translocase subunit SecE yields the protein MFKRMIESIRLFLAEVRAELKKVSFPTRAETIGSTTVVIVFCILMSLYLSVIDSFLVWLVSKII from the coding sequence ATGTTTAAGCGGATGATTGAATCCATACGGCTGTTCCTCGCGGAAGTTCGCGCGGAGTTGAAGAAGGTGTCGTTTCCGACCAGGGCTGAAACTATTGGCTCAACGACTGTGGTCATCGTGTTTTGTATTCTGATGTCGCTCTATTTATCGGTGATCGACTCGTTCCTGGTGTGGTTGGTCAGCAAGATTATTTGA